A region from the Nostoc sp. HK-01 genome encodes:
- a CDS encoding TPR repeat-containing protein, whose product MPLSFYKYPIIGLINLSLLGGSTFLLTSQAWTAEPAWLLTQSTNQAAVDWLNQGLQSIQAGRIQDAIASFQKAIQLDPKLAPAYYNLGLAYRQTGQLKPAADAFYQATQADSQFAPAFANLGGALLEGNNVQQANDYLQRAIELDPKLGFAHYNLGLVQQQQQDWERAIASFKKAAEYSQNAPEPHYHLGICYLQQGKLDKAKNAFRQAIKINPKYAEAHYNLGTIWFSQNKLKEALAAFRKSAEANSNYPNAYYGAGLVFMQQKKYAEAAQVLQYARDLYNSQRNVQWVQNSEKLLQQVQNLNYQPR is encoded by the coding sequence ATGCCGTTATCATTCTACAAATATCCCATAATTGGGTTAATAAATCTCAGCTTATTGGGCGGTAGTACTTTTTTACTAACTTCCCAAGCTTGGACTGCTGAACCTGCTTGGTTGCTAACACAATCAACAAATCAAGCTGCTGTAGACTGGTTAAATCAAGGATTACAGTCAATTCAAGCAGGAAGAATCCAAGATGCGATCGCCTCTTTTCAAAAAGCAATTCAGCTAGACCCAAAATTAGCGCCAGCCTACTACAATTTAGGGTTAGCATACAGACAAACAGGACAATTAAAGCCAGCCGCCGACGCATTTTATCAAGCAACCCAAGCCGATTCTCAGTTTGCTCCCGCCTTTGCCAATTTAGGCGGAGCCTTGTTAGAAGGCAATAATGTGCAACAGGCCAACGATTATTTACAACGGGCGATAGAATTAGACCCAAAACTTGGCTTTGCTCACTATAACTTGGGCTTAGTACAGCAACAGCAACAAGATTGGGAAAGAGCGATCGCCTCCTTTAAAAAAGCCGCAGAATATAGTCAGAATGCGCCGGAACCTCATTATCATTTAGGTATATGCTATCTGCAACAAGGTAAGCTAGATAAAGCAAAAAATGCCTTTCGCCAAGCCATCAAAATTAATCCAAAATATGCAGAAGCTCACTACAATTTGGGGACGATTTGGTTTAGCCAAAACAAATTAAAAGAAGCATTAGCAGCTTTTAGAAAATCTGCTGAAGCCAACTCTAATTATCCCAATGCTTATTATGGTGCGGGATTAGTATTTATGCAGCAAAAAAAATATGCCGAAGCCGCACAAGTATTGCAATATGCCAGAGATTTATATAATTCTCAAAGGAATGTTCAGTGGGTACAAAATTCCGAAAAATTGTTGCAACAAGTACAAAATTTAAATTACCAACCACGCTGA